The following nucleotide sequence is from Ensifer adhaerens.
GCCGTCGCGGATCAGCACCGAACCGTCGAGGATACTATCCTCGAGGACGATGCGGGCGTTGGTCAAAACCTGTTCTTTGCTCATCTCATGCGATCTTTCGTTGGGTGTCGCTGCCGAGCGGCAGCAGGGAGCGGACAGTAAAGGGTGCGCCGCGCTCCGGTTCGACGAAGAGCGCGACTGACGTGACGTGAAGTGGCTTGCCGATATGCTCGGCAAAGGTGGTTTCGAGCGCGGTACGCATCACGCCGCTGGTTTCCGTGGGCACCGGGCCAGTCAAGGTCAGGTGGAACTGGAACTCTTCGAAAACATAGGGATAGCCCCATTCTTTGAGGTAGCGCCTCTGGCGCTCAGGCAGGCTGTTTGGCTTGCGGCGGGCAAAGTCGGCGTCCGACAGCGGCGCGCGGAACGGGTCGAAGCGGTGAACGGCGTCTTCGGCCAAATCCAGCAGGTCGACGCAAGGCGCGGACGGCACGAGTCCGAAGAACGGGCCCAACTGGTGCAGCACGATTTCGGGGATCTCGAACGGGTCGAGGTCGGCGGCAAAGCACTCGAAAATACTTAGGAGCTCGTCTTCGTCCCGGCCTTCGGCAAGCTCGAAGGGAGCCTTCAGCGTACCGTGGAAACCGTAGCGCCGCGGGTCAGCCGTCAATGTGCGTTGCGTCTCTTCGTCAATCCCGGCGATCGTCGGAAGCGTGAGGTCCTCACCGGTAAAGGCGTCGCGCCCCAGCCAACGGGACGCGACCTGCGACAGCCGGTCGTCCGCCGGCGGCGCGAAATAGATGGCATAACGCACGGTCTTCACTTTCTTGTAGCGACCGGCCCGCCAGGGCGGCGGGTCGATTGTTTGCGGGATGCGATGCGCAGCTAGCCGATTTCCATGACAACATCATGATGGCGGACACGCAAATGCTTGGCTGTCGTCAATGTGCCTTGCTGCCCATCAGGCGCGAACGGCACGCGTTCGAGATGCTGTCGAAAATAAAGACAACCAGCAAGATCAGAAGCACCATATAGGCGACATTTTCCCAATCGGAATTGGTACGCATCGCTTCCCAGAGTTTGAGGCCGATACCGCCGGCGCCGACGGCGCCGATGATCGTCGCCGAGCGAGTGTTCGATTCCCAGAAGTAGAGCGCCTGGCTGGCAAAAACCGGCAGCACCTGCGGAAGCACGCCGAAGCGCTGCACGGCAAGCGGCGTCGCTCCGACCGACTTCACGCCCTCGCGCTGCTTGTCATCGATGTTTTCCAGCGCCTCGGAATAGAGTTTGCCGAGCGTACCGGTGTCGGTGAAGAAGATCGCGGAGATGCCGGCAAGCGGTCCGGGGCCGAAGGCGCGGGTGAAGAACAGTGCCCAGATGAACATGTCCACCGACCGCAGGAAGTCGAAGAAGCGCTTGACCACCTGGTTGGTCAGGAAGCTCGGCGTGATGTTTCTGGCGGCAAGGAAGCAGAGCGGGAAGGCGATCAGCGACGCAAAGAGCGTGCCGACGAAAGCCATGACAACCGTCTGCAACAGCTTCGTCCAGACGTCCAGATGCTGCCATTCGGCGTTATAGAGGATGTTGTTCCAGGCGAGCGAAAGGTTCGAACGCGTCGGGTCGATCTGTTCGCCGGATGTGATGAGCGCGACGACCTCGCCATAGCTTTTGCCGAAGAAGGGCGAGTTGGTGTCGAACAGGAAGTTCGCCCAACCGAAGAAGCGGTTGCGGACGGAAACCTCGTCGCCTTCCACTTCGGCCCACCCGGTGGCGCCAAAGGCAAGCACGATCTTTTCGCCTGGCCGCTTCTGTGTCGCCCAGGCGGGCAGTTGGCCCTGCGGCCTCACCGTGTCGGCGCCGTCGACGGTCATCACAAACGTGTCGCCGCCGTGGGTAGCCTTCACCAGACCATCGGCGATCTCGATCCTGGTCGAGCGGTCGTAGGTTACGACGACGCGCGTCAGCACGTCTTCCGTCCGGGTTTCGACACGGTTCTGCGTTTCGGCAGCGGCTGTGCCACCGAGCGCGGAGCCGGGCGCCATGAAGCTGAACGACGAGCTTGCCTTCGGCTTGACCGCCTGCGCGGTGGAGGCCGGTATCGCGACCTGGCGCGTCACCGTCTGCCTGTCGAGCTCCACCCAATCCGGATTGGGATTGGGCCCGAGCGGCGAATTGCGCTGATAGTTGAGACGCATCGTCCGGTCGGGGGCGACGTGGATTTCCGGGCGTACCTCATAGGAAACCCAGTCGGCGAGGTAGGTGCCAGCGATGCCCCAGTTGGCATTGCCGAGCACGTGGCCGATCGAGAAGAACCACCAGCTGAAGATGAGGTAGGCGACGACGCCGCCGGCGATGGCTGCGGTGCGCACGCGGCTGGAGGTCGAGGATTTGAGGAGGTCGGGATGGCGGCTCGCGATCGCGTCCATTTCCATCGGGTTCAATCGTGTGGTCGTGGTCATGGTACGCACCTACTGGGCAAGCTGGAAGGCCTGCTCGCCAACGAGGCGGCGGCGAAGCCAGGCGGAAAACTGGTCGACGGCAAAAATGGTCGCAAACAGCAGGAGGACGATTGCAAGGGTCTTGGCTTGGTGTCCCTGGCCGATCGAAAGGCGCAGCAATTCGCCGATGCCGCCGCCACCGACGGCGCCGATGATCGTCGAGGCGCGCACGTTGATCTCGAGGCGCAGCAGGAAATAGCTGGTGAAATTGGGCAGCACCTGCGGCACCATGCCAAACCAGACGCGCTCGATCCAGTTGCCGCCGGCAGCCCGCAGGCCCTCGTCCGGCTTCATGTCGGCGTTTTCGACCACTTCATAAAAGAGCTTGCCGAGCGCGCCGATCGTGTGGATCGAGACAGCGGCGATCGCCGGAATGGGGCCGAGCGAGAGGATCGCGAGGAAGAAGCCGGCTATCACCACCTCCGGAAAGGCCCGGAGAACTTCCATGATGCGGCGAACGATGCCGCGGATCCACGGATTGGGCATCAGGTTGCGCGCGGCAAGGAAGCAGAGCACGAAGCCGAAGGCCGTACCGATCACCGTCGAAAAGATCGCGATGTTCACGGTCTCCAGCATCTTGTGCACGTATTCGGGGATGTAGATGCTTTCGGTCAGGTACAGCCGGCCCTCGGGGTAGTTGTACTTGAAGCTGCCATCGTCATAGGGCGAGGGCAGGTCGAACATGGCGCGGAAAATTTCTAGCCCGTCGCGCGGCGCGAGATCGCCGACGAAATCGAAGAAATGCGGCAAACGGTCGAAGAACTTGCCGGCATTGGAATCGTTGGCGAACCAGAGCGAGCCCGATAGCGCCAGGAGGAGAACGCCGGAGCCAAGCCAGGAATAGAGCCGGCGGCGGGAACTGAGTTCCTGCCAGTGACGCTCGATGACGGCGCCGTTGTCGCTCAGATGTCGCGGGAGCAGGGAAGTTGCCATGACCGTTCCGGCTTTCGCCGGCCTCTTGAGCATTTCCAGGTAAAGTGCGAAGCGGTTTTCCGCCCCGGAAATGCGTGAAAACAATGCGGCGAAGGATGCGAAAGCACCCCTTCAAACAGTGAAACGCTGGCCGTTTGGGCGGCCAGCGTTCCCGAGTGGTGCGGGTCTATCAGCCGCCGATCGTCGCCTTGCGGGCGTCGATGATCGGCTTGTAGAAGTCGGCGTTGACTTCAGTGTAGCCGGTGAAGTCGCCGCCCTGGATGGCCGAGAAGCAGGCCGCGTCGGTCTTCGGCAGGTCCAGCATGAACTGCTTGAACTTCGCCTTCATGTCGTCGTTCATCGTGTTGCGCACGACGATCGGGCCGTTCGGGATCAGCGGCGACTTCCAGAGCTCGACCAGGTCGTTCATGTCGAGGATGCCCTTGTCGACCATCTTCTTCAGGTTGCCCGAGGTGTAGCCGTCCTTGAATTCGCCGACGCCCGAGCCGAAGGTCGTGCCGGCATCGAAGGTGCCCTTGACGACTTCGAGAACGAGGTTTTCGTGACCGCCGCCGAAGCCGGTTTCACCGAAGAATTCCTTGACCGGGGCGCCGATCGCTTCCGGGAGCGTGACGAGCGGGACGAGGTAGCCCGAGGTCGAGTCCGGGTCGGCAAAGCCGAGCTTCTTGCCCTTCAGGTCTTCGATCTTGGTGATGCCGGAATCCTTGCGGGCAACCATGATCGAGTGGTAGCCGGTCGAACCGTCGGTCTGAACGGTCGTCAGGATCGGCTCGACGGCGTCAGCCTTGGCGAGGTAGATCTTGGCGTAGCCGGAAGCGCCGAGTTCGGCGTAGTCGAGCGTGCCGCCGAGCAGGCCCTGGATGACGCCGTCATAGTCGGCGGCCGGGAACAGCGAGACCTTCTCGACGCCAATGGCGGCCGGCAGCTTGTCGACCAGGCACTGGAAGTTGCGCAGGCGGTCGGCTTCGTTTTCGCCGCCGAGGATGCCGATGCGGAATTCCTTCAGGTCTTCAGCCTGGGCGTGGCCGACGAGGGCGAGGAGCGCTACGGCGCCCAGAAGAGCTTTCTTCAGCATAAGGTTCTCCCGTGTCCGGCTTGGCCGGATCCTATTGGGTTTCAAAGAGGTGCCCTTGACGCGGGCTTTCGATCATGGCGGGCGTCAGATGCCGGCCAGTGCCAGCGGCTTGAGGCCGGCCGATGCCGTTTCTTCCTGCGGTACTGCCGCCGGAATGTTGATGCTGGTGGAGGTCATCGATTCCTCGATGCCTGTGTCGGCGCCGTAGATCTCGGCAACCGCTGCCGCGGTCAGATCCTTGGGTTGGCCGTCGAAGACGACGCGGCCATGCGCCATGCCGATGATGCGTTCGCAATAGTTGCGGGCGGTATCGAGCGTGTGGAGGTTGGTGATCACCGTGATGCCATCGCGCTCGTTGATATCGCGCAGCGCATCCATGACGATCTTGGCGTTCAGCGGGTCGAGCGAGGCGATCGGCTCGTCGGCAAGCAGAACCTTCGGCTGCTGCATCAGCGCGCGGGCGATCGCGACGCGCTGTTGCTGGCCACCGGAAAGCGTGCCGGCCGGCTGGAGCGCGGTCTGCTCGATGCCGAGGCGCTCAAGTGCGCCGATCGCCATGATGCGTTCTTCGCGGGTAAACATGTTGAGGATGCTCAAGACGGTCGAGCGGTGGTTGAGACGCCCGAGAAGCACGTTGGTGAGCACGTCGAGGCGCGGCACCAGGTTGAACTGCTGGAAGATCATCGCGCAGTCGCGCTGCCAGGTGCGAAGGGCAGCACCGCGCAGCGACGAAACTTCCGTGCCATCGAAGACGATCGAGCCGGACGACAGATCGACGAGGCGGTTGATCATACGCAGAAGCGTCGACTTGCCGGCGCCCGAGCGGCCGATCACGCCGACCATCTGCCCTTGCGGTATGTCGAAGGTAACCGAACTCACGGCTGTCTTCTTGCCGAACTGGCGGGTTACATTCTTCAACTGAAACATGTCTAGCAGGTCCTCTTCCGGGGAGACCGGTCATCGGTATGACCCTGCCATATCGGCGCTTCATGAAGCCGGAATGTCA
It contains:
- the phnE gene encoding phosphonate ABC transporter, permease protein PhnE, whose translation is MTTTTRLNPMEMDAIASRHPDLLKSSTSSRVRTAAIAGGVVAYLIFSWWFFSIGHVLGNANWGIAGTYLADWVSYEVRPEIHVAPDRTMRLNYQRNSPLGPNPNPDWVELDRQTVTRQVAIPASTAQAVKPKASSSFSFMAPGSALGGTAAAETQNRVETRTEDVLTRVVVTYDRSTRIEIADGLVKATHGGDTFVMTVDGADTVRPQGQLPAWATQKRPGEKIVLAFGATGWAEVEGDEVSVRNRFFGWANFLFDTNSPFFGKSYGEVVALITSGEQIDPTRSNLSLAWNNILYNAEWQHLDVWTKLLQTVVMAFVGTLFASLIAFPLCFLAARNITPSFLTNQVVKRFFDFLRSVDMFIWALFFTRAFGPGPLAGISAIFFTDTGTLGKLYSEALENIDDKQREGVKSVGATPLAVQRFGVLPQVLPVFASQALYFWESNTRSATIIGAVGAGGIGLKLWEAMRTNSDWENVAYMVLLILLVVFIFDSISNACRSRLMGSKAH
- the phnC gene encoding phosphonate ABC transporter ATP-binding protein, translating into MFQLKNVTRQFGKKTAVSSVTFDIPQGQMVGVIGRSGAGKSTLLRMINRLVDLSSGSIVFDGTEVSSLRGAALRTWQRDCAMIFQQFNLVPRLDVLTNVLLGRLNHRSTVLSILNMFTREERIMAIGALERLGIEQTALQPAGTLSGGQQQRVAIARALMQQPKVLLADEPIASLDPLNAKIVMDALRDINERDGITVITNLHTLDTARNYCERIIGMAHGRVVFDGQPKDLTAAAVAEIYGADTGIEESMTSTSINIPAAVPQEETASAGLKPLALAGI
- the phnE gene encoding phosphonate ABC transporter, permease protein PhnE — protein: MATSLLPRHLSDNGAVIERHWQELSSRRRLYSWLGSGVLLLALSGSLWFANDSNAGKFFDRLPHFFDFVGDLAPRDGLEIFRAMFDLPSPYDDGSFKYNYPEGRLYLTESIYIPEYVHKMLETVNIAIFSTVIGTAFGFVLCFLAARNLMPNPWIRGIVRRIMEVLRAFPEVVIAGFFLAILSLGPIPAIAAVSIHTIGALGKLFYEVVENADMKPDEGLRAAGGNWIERVWFGMVPQVLPNFTSYFLLRLEINVRASTIIGAVGGGGIGELLRLSIGQGHQAKTLAIVLLLFATIFAVDQFSAWLRRRLVGEQAFQLAQ
- a CDS encoding DUF1045 domain-containing protein gives rise to the protein MRYAIYFAPPADDRLSQVASRWLGRDAFTGEDLTLPTIAGIDEETQRTLTADPRRYGFHGTLKAPFELAEGRDEDELLSIFECFAADLDPFEIPEIVLHQLGPFFGLVPSAPCVDLLDLAEDAVHRFDPFRAPLSDADFARRKPNSLPERQRRYLKEWGYPYVFEEFQFHLTLTGPVPTETSGVMRTALETTFAEHIGKPLHVTSVALFVEPERGAPFTVRSLLPLGSDTQRKIA
- the phnD gene encoding phosphonate ABC transporter substrate-binding protein; its protein translation is MLKKALLGAVALLALVGHAQAEDLKEFRIGILGGENEADRLRNFQCLVDKLPAAIGVEKVSLFPAADYDGVIQGLLGGTLDYAELGASGYAKIYLAKADAVEPILTTVQTDGSTGYHSIMVARKDSGITKIEDLKGKKLGFADPDSTSGYLVPLVTLPEAIGAPVKEFFGETGFGGGHENLVLEVVKGTFDAGTTFGSGVGEFKDGYTSGNLKKMVDKGILDMNDLVELWKSPLIPNGPIVVRNTMNDDMKAKFKQFMLDLPKTDAACFSAIQGGDFTGYTEVNADFYKPIIDARKATIGG